In the genome of Persephonella sp. KM09-Lau-8, one region contains:
- a CDS encoding ferredoxin, whose amino-acid sequence MKVKVSVDQDLCTACALCYDELPEVYEDQGDGIAKVKDEIGGDGAIIEGELAERALEITEECPSGALITEVVEE is encoded by the coding sequence ATGAAAGTAAAAGTATCAGTAGACCAGGATCTCTGCACAGCTTGCGCACTCTGCTACGATGAACTTCCAGAAGTTTACGAAGATCAGGGTGACGGAATAGCTAAAGTAAAAGACGAAATCGGCGGAGATGGTGCTATCATAGAAGGAGAACTCGCAGAAAGAGCTCTCGAAATCACAGAGGAATGCCCATCTGGAGCTCTCATTACTGAAGTTGTAGAAGAGTAA
- a CDS encoding GSU2403 family nucleotidyltransferase fold protein → MREIDDVLKIVNQLNKHLKGYYVLGGSWVLYFYRFKYPNFKYALRTLDVDFVFSLYAKSKKIKFNLQETLEELGFFPEITGTVTGYSYATFKGENIDIEFIIEEPAGYKSKILKLENLSIDATPLPFVSDLLEDIIYVDVEDIEVPLPSPEKFHIHKWVVAQRRQSYVKKQNDLIQGLEVLKICNANKIQELTQNLKGKRRKLYQKSKEEIKEEGF, encoded by the coding sequence ATGAGAGAAATTGATGATGTTTTAAAAATTGTAAATCAATTGAATAAGCACCTTAAAGGATATTATGTTTTGGGAGGGAGTTGGGTTTTATATTTCTACAGGTTTAAATATCCTAACTTTAAATATGCATTAAGAACATTAGATGTGGACTTTGTTTTTAGCTTATATGCAAAAAGCAAGAAAATAAAATTTAACTTACAGGAAACATTAGAGGAGTTAGGATTTTTCCCAGAAATAACAGGAACAGTAACAGGTTATAGCTATGCAACATTTAAGGGAGAAAATATAGATATAGAATTTATTATTGAAGAACCAGCAGGTTATAAAAGCAAAATTTTAAAATTGGAAAATCTAAGTATTGATGCTACACCTCTTCCTTTTGTAAGTGATTTATTGGAGGATATCATTTATGTAGATGTTGAAGATATAGAAGTTCCTTTACCATCTCCAGAAAAGTTTCATATTCATAAATGGGTAGTAGCTCAAAGAAGACAAAGTTATGTAAAAAAACAAAATGATTTAATACAGGGATTAGAAGTATTAAAAATATGTAATGCAAATAAAATCCAGGAACTGACTCAAAATTTAAAAGGAAAAAGGAGGAAACTTTACCAAAAATCAAAAGAGGAAATTAAGGAGGAAGGGTTTTGA
- a CDS encoding SPOR domain-containing protein, with translation MRKIFFVFLLITGLSYGFSEKERDTLLRVIQGLYKDGVYSTAAQKGLEYLQKASEDDPYREKIIKLIFSSLYKAGDKKQFLKYIDEIKNQKISPETAEYIYILGLKLFKNSPEKTKIIQFYIPFAPEDKQKALYKELAIIYAKAKKWKEIEKLPDIKELRFFKVLALYKQKKYKEVIEYTQQLGKFPPETKEKVLYYRALSFTKINQPEKAVKELEAITFKTPDMLKFLAGYYLKKKNYIMAERYLKQLTTEEKYKDFAYYYLGVIQDLDKNYKKAAKYYLKAAKYKSKYGKLAQKRLQQFKKAKVLSEYSVRVAVFSTEDKARKLLQKLNLKECFVKKYKKYYGVFCGKSISKEELKPLQKKIKSKGIKDSIITQLP, from the coding sequence ATGAGAAAAATATTTTTTGTATTTCTTCTTATTACAGGCTTATCTTATGGTTTTTCCGAAAAAGAAAGGGATACCCTTCTGAGGGTAATTCAGGGATTATACAAAGACGGTGTTTATTCCACAGCAGCACAAAAAGGGCTTGAATATCTACAAAAAGCCTCTGAAGATGACCCCTACAGAGAAAAAATTATAAAGCTCATATTTTCTTCCCTTTACAAAGCTGGAGATAAAAAGCAGTTTCTCAAATATATTGATGAAATAAAAAATCAAAAAATATCACCTGAAACAGCTGAATATATTTATATCCTTGGTCTTAAACTGTTTAAAAATTCTCCAGAAAAAACAAAAATAATTCAATTTTATATACCATTTGCACCTGAAGATAAACAAAAAGCATTATACAAAGAACTTGCAATTATATATGCAAAAGCAAAAAAATGGAAAGAAATAGAAAAACTGCCAGATATAAAAGAACTTAGATTTTTCAAAGTCTTAGCCCTTTACAAACAGAAAAAATACAAAGAAGTAATAGAATACACCCAGCAGCTTGGGAAGTTTCCCCCTGAAACAAAAGAAAAAGTGCTTTATTACAGGGCATTATCATTTACAAAAATTAACCAACCGGAAAAGGCCGTAAAAGAGCTGGAAGCCATAACATTTAAGACACCAGATATGCTTAAATTTCTGGCAGGATACTATCTGAAAAAGAAAAACTACATAATGGCAGAAAGATACCTGAAACAGCTTACAACAGAAGAAAAATACAAAGATTTTGCCTACTACTATCTGGGAGTTATTCAGGATTTAGATAAAAACTATAAAAAAGCGGCAAAATACTACTTAAAAGCTGCAAAATATAAATCAAAATATGGAAAGCTTGCCCAAAAAAGATTACAGCAATTCAAAAAAGCCAAGGTTTTATCTGAATACTCTGTTAGGGTCGCTGTTTTTTCAACAGAGGATAAAGCCAGAAAACTACTACAGAAACTAAATCTAAAAGAATGTTTTGTAAAAAAATATAAAAAATATTACGGTGTGTTCTGTGGGAAATCTATCTCAAAGGAAGAGCTGAAACCCTTGCAGAAAAAAATAAAGTCCAAAGGAATAAAGGATAGCATAATCACACAACTACCATAA
- the aat gene encoding leucyl/phenylalanyl-tRNA--protein transferase: MIWLDKEDIWFPDPYNAPGDYPLAIGGDLSPERLIFAYSLGIFPWYSEDEPILWWSPDPRMVLFPDELKISRSLKKVLKNKGFEVRFNTAFEDVIKNCATVKRKGQDGTWLTPEMIEAYIKLHKLGFAHSVETYLDGKLVGGLYGVAIGGVFFGESMFHKVSDASKVAFVHLVRRLKEKGFDIIDCQQSTPHMARFGAREIPRKEFLDIISKSIHKKIFLP; this comes from the coding sequence ATGATTTGGTTAGACAAAGAGGATATATGGTTTCCAGACCCTTATAATGCTCCAGGGGATTACCCCCTTGCTATAGGGGGAGATTTATCACCTGAAAGGCTTATTTTTGCATACTCCCTTGGGATATTTCCCTGGTATTCTGAGGATGAGCCTATTTTATGGTGGTCGCCAGACCCAAGAATGGTTTTATTCCCTGATGAACTAAAAATATCCAGAAGTCTGAAAAAAGTCCTAAAAAACAAAGGCTTTGAAGTTAGATTTAACACAGCATTTGAGGATGTGATTAAAAACTGTGCCACTGTGAAAAGGAAAGGTCAGGATGGCACATGGTTAACTCCAGAGATGATAGAAGCTTACATAAAGCTCCATAAGCTGGGCTTTGCCCATAGCGTAGAAACATATTTAGATGGAAAGCTGGTCGGGGGTTTGTATGGAGTAGCTATAGGCGGTGTATTTTTCGGAGAATCTATGTTCCACAAAGTATCTGATGCCTCAAAGGTTGCCTTTGTTCATCTTGTTAGAAGACTAAAAGAAAAAGGTTTTGATATTATTGATTGCCAGCAATCTACACCTCATATGGCAAGGTTCGGAGCAAGGGAAATTCCAAGGAAAGAATTTCTGGATATTATCAGTAAATCAATACATAAAAAGATATTTTTACCATAG
- a CDS encoding HU family DNA-binding protein, whose product MTKAELVARVAEQAGTTKAAARRCVDAFVLTLAQALERGERIALPGLGVFNVKERKARKGRNPRTGKVIKIPARKVVTFRPAKSLRERVK is encoded by the coding sequence ATGACAAAAGCAGAATTAGTAGCAAGAGTAGCTGAGCAGGCGGGGACAACAAAGGCTGCAGCAAGAAGATGCGTTGATGCATTTGTTCTTACTCTCGCTCAAGCTCTGGAAAGAGGAGAAAGAATTGCACTTCCAGGACTTGGTGTATTCAATGTAAAAGAAAGAAAAGCAAGAAAAGGAAGAAACCCAAGAACTGGAAAAGTTATTAAAATCCCTGCCAGAAAAGTTGTTACCTTCCGTCCTGCTAAGTCTCTCAGAGAAAGAGTTAAGTAA